A single window of Tenericutes bacterium MZ-XQ DNA harbors:
- a CDS encoding translation initiation factor IF-2, giving the protein MPQNQKQKKRPNNNHQKRNDYRKPNAPKKPKQEENKVFIYKNDMTVADVAQGLNISNAAMIKKLMSQGLMATVTQIIDRDTIEVIAIDEGFEVQDEVVTDVTRFDEIEIVDDPKDLVKRPPIVTVMGHVDHGKTTLLDTIRKSRVVAGEAGGITQHIGAYQVVRNGEKITFIDTPGHAAFTEMRARGAKVTDIVILVVGADDGVMPQTIEALDHARAAKVPIIVAVNKIDRPSANPDRVMTELSERGLVPEAWGGDTPYVQVSALKNINIDELLDVIQLLSEINEFKANPNRLARGTVIEASLDKGRGAVATLIVETGTLKVGDYIVIGNTYGKIRTMNDDLGKRFDEAGPSQPVEVTGLNEVPQAGDIFMAFKDEKMTRSIASDRQSRQKETELKQMKKRSLDSLLGEIEEETKELNIIIKGDVQGSIEALRGMLEKIDIKGFHVNVVRHSVGAITENDVTLASASDAIIIGFNVRPTAAVKRVADSEGVEIRLYSIIYRIQEDIEAALKGMLEPEFEEIVTGQAEVRETYKISKVGTIAGCMVTDGVIKRDALVRVLRDGIVVYEGKLASLKRFKDDAKEVRNGFECGLSIENFNDIKVGDVIEASQLKEIEV; this is encoded by the coding sequence ATGCCTCAAAATCAAAAACAAAAAAAGAGACCAAACAACAATCATCAAAAAAGAAATGATTATAGAAAACCAAATGCACCTAAGAAACCTAAACAAGAAGAAAACAAGGTATTTATCTATAAGAATGATATGACGGTTGCTGATGTCGCGCAAGGGCTTAATATTAGTAATGCAGCGATGATTAAAAAACTGATGAGTCAAGGTTTAATGGCTACAGTAACACAAATCATTGATCGAGATACGATTGAAGTCATTGCTATAGATGAAGGCTTTGAAGTACAAGATGAAGTTGTTACAGATGTAACAAGATTTGATGAAATTGAGATCGTCGATGATCCAAAAGATTTAGTAAAAAGACCACCAATTGTTACCGTTATGGGACATGTTGACCATGGTAAAACTACACTTTTAGATACGATTCGTAAATCCCGAGTAGTCGCAGGAGAAGCTGGAGGAATTACACAACATATTGGTGCTTATCAAGTTGTTAGAAATGGTGAAAAAATCACATTTATTGATACACCTGGTCATGCTGCTTTTACAGAAATGCGTGCACGTGGAGCAAAAGTAACGGATATTGTTATTTTAGTTGTAGGTGCTGATGATGGTGTGATGCCTCAAACGATTGAAGCGTTAGACCATGCAAGAGCTGCTAAAGTGCCAATCATTGTTGCAGTGAACAAAATTGATCGTCCATCTGCAAATCCAGATCGCGTTATGACTGAATTATCAGAACGTGGTTTAGTACCTGAGGCTTGGGGCGGAGATACACCTTATGTCCAAGTTTCTGCATTAAAGAACATCAATATTGATGAGTTATTAGATGTGATTCAATTATTAAGTGAAATCAATGAGTTTAAAGCAAATCCTAACAGATTAGCAAGAGGTACAGTGATTGAAGCTAGCCTTGACAAAGGTAGAGGTGCTGTTGCTACTTTAATCGTAGAAACAGGAACTTTAAAAGTTGGCGATTATATCGTTATTGGAAATACATACGGTAAAATCAGGACAATGAATGATGATTTAGGAAAACGTTTTGATGAAGCAGGTCCTTCACAACCAGTTGAAGTTACAGGACTCAATGAAGTACCACAAGCTGGTGATATTTTCATGGCATTTAAAGATGAAAAAATGACAAGAAGTATCGCATCAGATCGTCAATCTAGACAAAAAGAAACAGAATTAAAACAAATGAAAAAACGTTCACTTGATTCTTTATTAGGTGAAATTGAAGAAGAAACTAAAGAATTAAATATCATTATTAAAGGTGATGTTCAAGGCTCTATAGAGGCTTTAAGAGGTATGCTAGAAAAAATTGACATCAAAGGATTCCATGTGAATGTCGTTAGACATTCAGTGGGTGCAATCACAGAAAATGATGTGACTTTAGCATCTGCATCAGATGCAATCATCATTGGTTTTAATGTGAGACCTACTGCAGCAGTTAAACGTGTTGCTGATTCTGAAGGTGTTGAAATTAGACTCTATAGTATTATCTATAGAATCCAAGAAGATATCGAAGCTGCACTTAAAGGTATGTTAGAACCAGAGTTTGAAGAAATCGTTACTGGACAAGCTGAAGTAAGAGAAACTTACAAGATTTCAAAAGTAGGTACAATTGCAGGTTGTATGGTAACTGATGGTGTCATCAAACGTGATGCATTAGTAAGAGTCTTAAGAGATGGTATTGTTGTTTACGAAGGTAAGCTAGCATCACTCAAACGTTTTAAAGATGATGCTAAAGAAGTTAGAAATGGATTTGAATGTGGATTATCTATTGAAAACTTTAATGATATCAAAGTCGGAGATGTTATAGAAGCATCACAATTAAAAGAAATTGAGGTGTAA
- a CDS encoding transcription termination factor NusA: MISKVFFDNIDAVAEEKELSREQVFEAFTQGLIAGCKKAHDVRSCRVELKEDKNEILVFTQHLVVDELSLDLDKNYSQMLLADAKKINSRIKVGDILEQKIDPKDFGHFAVRDFKSRLNESLVTSQKENLYNHFKSFEHEMINARVIDVQDDHYRLDIGKDLTTLLPKKEALPKDQFHVGDHVRVYVSDVEMKTKWPKVFVSRSHPSLIIRLLENYIPEIKDGIIEVMGISRDPGDRAKIGVKSNDSKVDPIGACVGEGGSRIREIVKALSDEKIDLFRWSDNEKELIANALQPAEVVAVTHVNPKEKSALAIVPDDQLSLAIGKLGQNVKLAVQACGWSIDIKSETMAQGEGILY, from the coding sequence ATGATAAGTAAAGTATTTTTTGACAATATTGATGCGGTTGCAGAGGAAAAAGAGCTGTCAAGAGAACAGGTTTTTGAAGCATTTACTCAAGGACTTATTGCAGGATGTAAAAAAGCACATGATGTAAGATCGTGTCGTGTAGAACTTAAAGAAGATAAGAATGAAATTTTGGTGTTTACTCAGCATTTAGTTGTTGACGAATTATCACTTGATTTAGATAAGAATTATTCACAAATGCTACTTGCAGATGCGAAGAAAATCAATTCTAGAATCAAAGTTGGAGATATCTTAGAACAAAAAATTGATCCAAAAGATTTTGGGCATTTTGCGGTGAGAGATTTCAAGTCAAGATTGAACGAAAGTTTAGTGACAAGCCAAAAAGAAAATTTGTACAATCATTTTAAGAGCTTTGAGCATGAAATGATTAATGCTAGAGTTATTGATGTTCAAGATGATCATTATCGTTTAGATATTGGAAAAGATTTAACTACATTGCTTCCTAAAAAAGAAGCACTTCCTAAAGACCAATTTCATGTCGGAGATCATGTAAGAGTTTATGTTTCTGACGTTGAAATGAAAACGAAATGGCCAAAAGTTTTTGTCAGTCGTTCACACCCAAGTTTAATCATCAGATTACTTGAAAATTATATCCCGGAAATCAAAGATGGCATCATAGAAGTGATGGGTATTTCTAGAGATCCAGGAGATCGTGCAAAAATAGGTGTGAAATCAAATGATTCTAAAGTAGATCCAATTGGAGCTTGTGTTGGTGAAGGTGGATCACGTATACGTGAAATCGTTAAAGCCCTAAGTGATGAAAAAATCGACTTATTTAGATGGAGTGATAACGAGAAAGAATTAATTGCTAACGCCTTACAACCTGCAGAAGTTGTGGCGGTTACACACGTTAATCCAAAAGAAAAGAGTGCATTAGCGATAGTCCCAGATGATCAATTGTCACTTGCAATTGGTAAACTCGGACAAAACGTGAAACTTGCTGTTCAAGCTTGTGGATGGAGCATCGATATTAAATCAGAAACGATGGCTCAAGGTGAAGGCATTCTTTATTAA
- a CDS encoding ribonuclease J produces the protein MKNPLLNPGEIGIFALGGLGEVGKNMYIYEIEDQIFIVDSGILFPDEHLLGIDYVIQDYTYLIENQERIVGLFITHGHEDHIGSIPYLLRQVEIPKIYASGIAVDLIEYKFMEHKDIKAPHIEEYKSHYKYNFKNVEVSFIRMTHSIPDMFGIVFKTSIGTLFHTGDFKIDFTPVGPPTEFDKLAKIGSEGVLCMCSDSTNAERDELIISDSKVGKSIHELFTRMTGRIIIATFASNMYRIQQIIEAAVLNKRKVAVFGRSMERAIEAGMQTGYIKAPKDTLITGDQVNRYKPEQICLLVTGSQGEPLAALSRIANGTHRQVQAMAGDTVIFSSSPIPGNQEGVNRTINRLFRLDVNVITHGPLADTHTSGHGAQNDLKMVLSLVKPKLFIPVHGEHRMLKEHKQLAIDCGVQPNNILVMDNGDVAAVSKDGIRYAGKVTSGEIYIDGTGIGDIGSAVIKERKLLSEEGLFSVVLSVDSQNKKLINDPTVISRGFIYMKGNEELTRQLANEAKKVCQQELSAKLYSDQHIKQAVIDHLSDKIFEITQRRPLIIPIIIDLKNA, from the coding sequence ATGAAAAACCCATTATTAAACCCCGGGGAAATCGGCATTTTTGCTTTAGGTGGGCTAGGCGAAGTCGGCAAAAATATGTATATCTATGAAATAGAAGATCAAATCTTCATTGTCGATTCAGGCATTTTATTTCCAGATGAACACTTATTAGGTATTGACTACGTCATTCAAGATTACACATATCTTATTGAAAATCAAGAGCGCATTGTTGGGCTCTTTATTACCCATGGTCATGAAGATCATATTGGAAGTATCCCCTATCTATTGCGTCAAGTTGAAATTCCCAAAATCTACGCTTCAGGTATAGCTGTAGACTTAATTGAATATAAATTTATGGAACACAAAGATATTAAAGCACCTCATATTGAAGAGTATAAGAGTCATTATAAATATAACTTTAAAAATGTTGAAGTTAGTTTTATTAGAATGACCCATTCAATCCCTGATATGTTTGGTATCGTATTTAAGACATCTATCGGTACATTATTTCATACCGGTGATTTTAAAATTGATTTTACACCTGTCGGACCACCAACTGAGTTTGATAAACTAGCTAAAATCGGTAGTGAAGGCGTACTATGCATGTGTTCGGATTCTACCAATGCAGAGCGTGATGAACTCATTATATCGGATAGTAAAGTTGGAAAATCAATTCATGAACTTTTCACGAGAATGACAGGTAGAATTATTATTGCAACATTTGCTTCCAACATGTATCGTATCCAACAAATCATCGAAGCTGCTGTACTTAACAAAAGAAAAGTTGCAGTGTTCGGAAGATCCATGGAACGTGCTATAGAAGCTGGTATGCAAACTGGTTATATTAAAGCGCCAAAAGATACACTCATTACTGGTGATCAAGTCAATAGATATAAACCAGAACAAATTTGCTTATTAGTAACCGGTTCTCAAGGTGAGCCACTTGCTGCACTGAGTAGAATCGCAAATGGTACTCACAGGCAAGTACAAGCCATGGCAGGTGATACTGTGATTTTCTCTTCTTCTCCTATTCCAGGAAATCAAGAAGGTGTCAATAGAACAATCAATCGCTTGTTTAGATTAGATGTTAATGTCATCACTCATGGACCACTAGCAGATACTCATACTTCTGGACACGGTGCTCAAAATGACTTAAAAATGGTATTAAGTTTAGTTAAACCAAAACTATTTATTCCAGTACACGGCGAACATAGAATGCTTAAAGAACATAAACAACTCGCCATTGATTGTGGTGTTCAACCTAACAACATTTTAGTTATGGATAATGGTGATGTTGCTGCAGTTTCTAAAGATGGTATTCGCTATGCTGGAAAAGTGACTTCAGGTGAAATCTATATTGATGGAACAGGTATTGGAGATATTGGCAGTGCTGTTATTAAAGAACGTAAGTTACTAAGTGAGGAAGGACTATTTTCAGTTGTTCTTTCTGTAGATTCACAAAATAAAAAGTTAATTAATGATCCAACCGTTATTTCAAGAGGTTTCATCTACATGAAAGGTAATGAAGAGCTTACCAGACAATTAGCGAATGAAGCTAAAAAAGTGTGTCAACAAGAATTATCCGCAAAACTATATAGTGACCAACACATCAAACAAGCAGTAATTGATCATTTAAGCGATAAAATATTTGAGATCACTCAAAGACGTCCTTTAATTATTCCAATTATTATCGATTTAAAAAATGCGTAA
- a CDS encoding DNA-directed RNA polymerase subunit omega encodes MRYPSIDKLLDKIDSKYKLVYAASKVARIIEDEKLVVDNAQCVKSIGMALEEILNDKVQVDFET; translated from the coding sequence ATGAGATACCCATCGATCGATAAACTATTAGATAAAATAGATTCTAAATACAAGTTAGTATATGCAGCTAGCAAAGTTGCAAGAATTATCGAAGATGAAAAACTAGTTGTTGATAATGCACAATGTGTCAAAAGTATTGGCATGGCATTAGAAGAAATTCTAAATGACAAAGTGCAAGTTGATTTCGAAACGTAA
- a CDS encoding excinuclease ABC subunit C, with protein sequence MNLLPTEPGCYLMKNKQGDIIYVGKAKNLKNRVKSYFTGAHNEKTTRLVLEIDDFNYVLTNSEQESLILENNLIKQYTPKYNIRLVDDKTYPYIELTKEKYPKLQVVRKKKPEGRIFGPYPNVYAARETARLLNRLYPLRKCDTMPKKVCLYYHIGQCLGPCQFDVDYKDDINEIIRFLKGDTKEVLSKLKTEMAKASEQMFYEKAIEYRDMIRHIESTTEKQIININDFKDRDAISFAYNEDDISIQILKMRSGKIVDHEQIVFAYVGEYTDSVLSYLQQYYEDHMPDELLFSDRFEYEALTLMFGNKAIMPQKGDKKKIVDLASKNADYDLEHHYMLYRHKQEKTQQAIDDLSQMIGAEVKTIEIFDNAQLFGTAPISALVVYKDHAFDKKGYRKYHLKTTTNDDYQAMREVVYRRYQRLLVESKPMPDLILVDGGKGQLNAAHEILNELNLDIKIAGLKKNKKHQLEALVFNGEVYPLLKNSEVYQLLLSISEEVHRFAISFHRKTRDKTTQQSILDHIKGIGPKRKQTILSTFKSLDEIKDASDEKLKEIGLTDDIIEALREVVK encoded by the coding sequence ATGAATTTGCTCCCAACAGAACCTGGCTGTTATTTGATGAAAAACAAGCAAGGCGATATCATCTATGTTGGTAAAGCTAAAAATTTAAAAAATAGAGTTAAATCTTATTTCACTGGTGCTCATAATGAAAAAACAACAAGACTTGTTTTAGAAATTGATGATTTTAATTATGTGCTAACTAATAGTGAGCAAGAGTCTTTAATTCTTGAAAATAATTTAATCAAGCAATATACTCCAAAGTACAACATACGTTTGGTAGATGATAAAACATATCCGTATATTGAGCTTACTAAAGAAAAATATCCTAAGCTTCAGGTTGTTAGAAAGAAAAAACCTGAAGGCAGGATTTTTGGACCTTATCCAAATGTTTATGCCGCCAGAGAAACAGCAAGACTTTTAAATAGATTATATCCACTTAGAAAATGTGATACAATGCCAAAGAAGGTATGTTTGTATTATCATATTGGCCAGTGTTTAGGGCCATGTCAGTTTGATGTTGATTATAAAGATGATATCAATGAAATCATTAGGTTTCTAAAAGGAGACACGAAAGAAGTTTTAAGCAAGTTGAAAACAGAAATGGCAAAAGCATCTGAACAAATGTTTTATGAAAAAGCAATTGAATACAGAGATATGATCAGACATATCGAATCAACCACTGAAAAACAAATCATTAACATCAATGATTTTAAAGATAGAGACGCAATCAGTTTTGCGTATAATGAGGATGATATATCTATTCAAATCTTAAAGATGAGATCAGGAAAGATTGTAGATCATGAACAGATTGTTTTTGCTTATGTTGGAGAATACACAGATTCAGTTTTAAGTTACCTTCAACAATACTATGAAGATCATATGCCTGATGAGTTATTGTTTAGTGATAGGTTTGAATATGAAGCATTAACACTGATGTTTGGAAATAAAGCAATCATGCCACAAAAAGGTGATAAAAAGAAAATCGTTGATCTTGCATCTAAGAATGCAGATTATGATTTAGAACATCACTATATGTTATATAGACATAAACAAGAAAAAACACAACAAGCCATTGATGATTTATCACAGATGATAGGAGCAGAAGTTAAAACTATTGAGATATTTGATAATGCCCAGCTTTTTGGAACAGCTCCTATTTCAGCGCTTGTTGTTTATAAAGATCATGCATTTGATAAAAAAGGATATCGTAAATATCATTTAAAAACAACTACAAATGATGATTATCAAGCAATGAGAGAAGTTGTTTATAGAAGATATCAAAGATTACTTGTTGAAAGTAAACCAATGCCTGATTTGATCTTAGTTGATGGTGGTAAAGGTCAATTAAACGCTGCACATGAGATACTAAATGAACTCAATCTAGATATAAAAATTGCGGGACTAAAAAAGAATAAGAAACATCAACTTGAAGCGCTTGTTTTTAATGGCGAGGTTTATCCATTACTAAAAAATAGTGAAGTTTATCAACTATTATTAAGTATATCCGAAGAAGTACATAGGTTTGCGATTAGCTTTCATAGAAAAACAAGAGACAAGACAACACAACAATCTATTTTGGATCACATTAAAGGTATCGGTCCAAAGAGAAAACAAACAATTTTATCAACATTTAAATCCTTGGATGAGATTAAAGACGCAAGTGATGAAAAGCTTAAGGAAATCGGCTTAACTGATGATATTATTGAAGCACTAAGAGAGGTAGTTAAATGA
- a CDS encoding RNA-binding protein: MKKVKKIPLRTCVVTKEVLPKKELMRVVADKEGNVSVDPIGKANGRGAYLKLSEDVILLAKKNRALDRKLEVEVPEHIYDELMKLVHG, encoded by the coding sequence ATGAAAAAAGTAAAAAAAATTCCACTAAGAACTTGTGTGGTTACTAAAGAAGTTTTACCGAAAAAAGAGTTGATGCGTGTAGTTGCTGATAAAGAAGGCAATGTGTCTGTTGATCCTATAGGTAAAGCTAATGGACGTGGTGCATATTTAAAACTTAGTGAAGATGTGATATTGTTAGCGAAAAAGAATAGAGCATTAGATAGAAAACTCGAAGTTGAAGTGCCAGAACATATTTATGATGAGTTGATGAAACTTGTACATGGATAA
- a CDS encoding 2,5-diketo-D-gluconic acid reductase has product MKALTDVYVLSNGVKIPKIGFGTWQVPDGDIAYDSVMMALKNGYRHIDTAAAYRNEASVGKAIKDSGVPREEIFVTSKLQSHIKTYEGAKEAFLKTLEELGFDYLDLYLIHAPWPWNEMGKNCDEGNVEAFKAMIEFYNEGKIKAIGVSNFSPKDIDNIIKNTGFVPHANQIAFFVGLDQEETRAYCEAKNILIEAYSPLAIGYALKNPIVIDMAKKYDKTPAQMLIRYCLEKGTLPLPKSTHESRIIENSQVDFSIKKADMDILDDIHDDPRRWNN; this is encoded by the coding sequence ATGAAAGCATTAACAGATGTTTATGTATTATCAAATGGAGTTAAAATTCCAAAAATCGGTTTTGGAACATGGCAAGTACCAGATGGGGATATAGCTTATGATTCAGTGATGATGGCACTTAAAAATGGGTATCGTCATATTGATACAGCTGCAGCATATAGAAATGAAGCAAGTGTAGGTAAGGCAATCAAAGACTCAGGGGTACCTAGAGAAGAAATCTTTGTAACATCTAAGTTACAATCTCATATTAAAACATATGAAGGTGCTAAAGAAGCATTCTTAAAAACATTAGAGGAACTTGGCTTTGACTATTTAGACTTATATTTGATTCATGCACCATGGCCATGGAATGAAATGGGTAAGAACTGTGATGAAGGCAATGTTGAAGCATTTAAAGCGATGATTGAGTTTTACAATGAAGGTAAGATTAAAGCAATCGGTGTTTCTAATTTTTCACCAAAAGATATAGATAATATTATAAAAAACACTGGTTTTGTACCACATGCAAATCAAATTGCTTTCTTTGTTGGATTAGATCAAGAAGAGACAAGAGCTTATTGTGAAGCAAAAAATATTTTGATTGAAGCTTATTCACCGCTTGCTATTGGGTATGCACTTAAAAATCCAATCGTTATCGATATGGCTAAAAAATATGATAAGACACCTGCTCAAATGCTCATTCGTTATTGCTTAGAAAAAGGAACATTACCTTTACCTAAATCAACCCATGAAAGTAGAATTATTGAGAACTCACAAGTTGATTTTTCAATTAAAAAAGCAGATATGGATATATTAGATGATATCCATGATGACCCAAGAAGATGGAATAACTAA
- a CDS encoding pantetheine-phosphate adenylyltransferase, which translates to MKKAVYPGTFDPLTIGHLDLIKRASRIVDELHIVVADNYKKVPTFTTEERIEMIKLVTEDLDNVVVSSTNDLVVRYAKDHGVDLMIRGLRNIQDYENEYALYQFNRNINRHIETLILFPSSKNHFVSSSAIKELVVHHADISPYVPREIIKLVQNKLKPKQD; encoded by the coding sequence ATGAAAAAAGCTGTATATCCTGGAACATTCGATCCACTTACGATTGGTCATCTCGATTTGATCAAACGTGCCTCACGAATTGTAGATGAACTCCATATTGTTGTTGCTGATAATTATAAGAAAGTACCAACATTTACAACCGAAGAACGCATTGAGATGATTAAACTCGTTACAGAAGATTTAGATAATGTTGTCGTATCTTCAACAAACGATTTAGTGGTAAGATATGCCAAAGATCATGGTGTAGATTTGATGATTCGTGGACTAAGAAATATTCAAGACTATGAAAATGAGTATGCCTTATACCAATTCAACAGAAATATTAACAGACATATTGAAACGCTCATTTTATTTCCATCGTCGAAAAATCACTTTGTCTCATCTTCAGCAATCAAAGAATTAGTCGTTCACCATGCTGATATTTCACCTTATGTTCCAAGAGAAATCATCAAACTAGTACAAAACAAACTAAAACCTAAACAAGATTAA
- a CDS encoding ribosome-binding factor A, whose translation MSITTERLASLIQRELAPIVNQEVKDKSFGYINLTEVKVTKDLSFATVYYTILSDEAEVLDRAKNAIESAKATIRMELARKIRNVRKIPELVFKYDEALAYGNHIDQLLKTIK comes from the coding sequence ATGTCAATTACTACAGAACGTTTAGCAAGTTTGATTCAAAGAGAACTTGCACCAATTGTTAATCAAGAAGTTAAGGATAAGAGCTTTGGTTATATTAATTTAACAGAAGTTAAAGTCACTAAAGACTTATCTTTTGCTACTGTTTACTACACGATTTTAAGCGATGAAGCAGAAGTTTTAGATCGTGCAAAAAATGCAATTGAAAGTGCAAAAGCGACGATACGTATGGAATTAGCTAGAAAAATTCGTAACGTGCGTAAAATACCAGAATTGGTCTTTAAATATGATGAAGCATTAGCTTATGGAAATCATATTGACCAACTTCTAAAAACAATAAAGTAA
- a CDS encoding bifunctional alpha,alpha-trehalose-phosphate synthase (UDP-forming)/trehalose-phosphatase, which translates to MSKTIFVSNRLPVTVSVKRHQIDYHESIGGLATGLKSFHRGSDGLWVGWPGVAKDRLRREEEKKIEKTLNDKYQCHPVYLTDKEISLYYEGFSNKTIWPLFHYFADKAEYNEKTWEAYQKVNQKFYKSLKPHIEEDSIIWVHDYQLMLLPEMIKHDFPSVKIGFFLHIPFPSSEIFRLLVWKKEILTGLLGSDLIGFHTYDYVRHFLSSVRRILNINQSFYKIQYNDRTIEVDAFPMGIDYDYFAHKKIEKVNIPKDYKVILSVDRLDYTKGILERIKAYRAFLKKYPKYRGKVKLHLIVAPSRQSLPTYDELKRNIEKLVSEINGEFGSFDWMPIWYLYQSFSQDDLIKYYKEASILLVTPLRDGMNLIAKEYIAARSDHQGMLIISETAGAASELSEAIIINPNDELQIAEGIKTALEMTKSERIERNEIMNERIKRYNVEFWANEFMNRLNKVEIKEIVKLPKDEIIDKKRIFSQFEKASSRILFLDYDGTLVDFQSTPMQAYPSRKLKNILQKLSQLPNTEIVIISGRDHQTLDRWLGNLNVNLVGDHGLWYKTKDSEWRKTISIDSDWKGRMRHVLEIYVDRMPGSFIEEKTHSVALHYRKCEPEMVSNKMSEIKDALFSIKGNYPIEIQEGHMVLEIKDQRVNKGNATYLFTNHKDYDFMFAAGDDVTDEDMFKVLKDAVTIKIGYGYTLANHRLQTVKEFRELLEDIIKLGGVKK; encoded by the coding sequence TTGAGTAAAACAATATTTGTATCAAATAGACTGCCTGTAACTGTATCTGTAAAAAGACATCAAATCGATTACCATGAAAGTATCGGGGGTTTAGCTACAGGACTAAAAAGTTTTCACCGAGGATCTGATGGTTTATGGGTTGGTTGGCCAGGAGTTGCAAAAGACAGATTAAGAAGAGAAGAAGAAAAAAAGATAGAAAAAACATTAAATGATAAGTATCAATGTCATCCTGTTTATTTAACTGATAAAGAAATCAGTTTATATTATGAAGGATTTTCTAATAAGACTATATGGCCGTTATTTCATTACTTTGCGGATAAAGCAGAGTATAACGAAAAGACGTGGGAAGCCTACCAAAAAGTCAATCAAAAATTTTATAAAAGTTTAAAACCACATATCGAAGAAGATTCGATTATATGGGTTCATGATTATCAATTAATGCTGCTACCGGAAATGATTAAGCACGATTTTCCATCAGTAAAAATCGGATTTTTCTTACATATCCCTTTTCCATCAAGTGAGATTTTCAGGTTACTTGTTTGGAAAAAAGAGATCTTAACTGGTTTACTCGGATCAGATTTGATTGGGTTTCACACCTATGATTATGTTAGACACTTCTTAAGTAGTGTAAGGAGAATATTAAACATTAATCAAAGTTTTTATAAGATTCAATATAATGATCGTACCATTGAAGTTGATGCGTTTCCAATGGGTATTGATTATGATTATTTTGCACATAAGAAAATCGAAAAAGTTAATATTCCAAAAGATTATAAAGTCATATTATCAGTAGACAGGCTTGATTATACAAAAGGAATCTTAGAAAGAATCAAGGCATATCGTGCATTTTTAAAGAAATATCCTAAATATAGAGGGAAAGTTAAGTTGCATTTAATTGTAGCTCCTTCAAGACAATCATTGCCTACATATGATGAACTGAAAAGAAATATTGAAAAATTAGTTAGTGAAATCAATGGTGAGTTTGGTAGTTTTGATTGGATGCCAATATGGTATTTGTATCAATCATTTTCTCAAGATGATTTGATTAAGTATTATAAAGAAGCATCGATATTACTTGTTACTCCACTGAGAGATGGTATGAACTTAATTGCTAAAGAATATATCGCAGCAAGATCTGATCATCAAGGTATGCTTATTATTAGTGAAACAGCTGGAGCTGCAAGCGAACTAAGTGAAGCAATCATTATTAATCCAAATGATGAATTGCAAATTGCTGAAGGTATTAAAACAGCTTTAGAAATGACGAAATCAGAACGCATAGAACGCAACGAAATCATGAATGAGCGCATCAAAAGATATAACGTTGAGTTCTGGGCGAATGAGTTCATGAATCGCTTAAATAAAGTTGAAATTAAAGAAATTGTAAAATTGCCTAAAGATGAAATCATAGATAAAAAAAGAATTTTTAGTCAATTTGAAAAAGCAAGTTCACGCATTTTATTTTTAGATTATGATGGCACATTGGTAGATTTCCAATCTACACCAATGCAAGCATATCCTTCTAGAAAACTAAAAAATATTTTACAAAAACTGTCTCAACTACCGAACACAGAGATTGTTATTATTTCGGGTCGAGATCATCAGACATTAGATCGCTGGCTAGGAAATTTAAATGTGAACTTAGTTGGGGATCATGGATTATGGTATAAAACTAAGGATAGCGAGTGGAGAAAAACCATTTCTATCGACAGTGATTGGAAAGGGCGCATGCGTCATGTCTTAGAGATTTATGTTGATCGTATGCCAGGATCGTTTATTGAAGAAAAGACACATTCAGTCGCTCTACACTATAGAAAATGTGAGCCTGAAATGGTTTCTAATAAAATGTCTGAAATCAAAGATGCTTTATTTTCGATTAAAGGCAATTATCCAATTGAAATACAAGAAGGACACATGGTATTAGAAATTAAGGATCAAAGAGTAAATAAAGGGAATGCAACCTACTTATTTACCAATCATAAAGATTACGATTTTATGTTTGCAGCAGGTGATGATGTTACCGATGAAGATATGTTTAAAGTCTTAAAAGATGCTGTAACCATAAAAATTGGTTATGGGTATACTTTAGCAAACCATCGTTTACAAACGGTCAAAGAGTTTAGGGAGTTATTAGAAGATATAATAAAATTAGGAGGCGTCAAAAAATGA